A genomic segment from Glycine soja cultivar W05 chromosome 20, ASM419377v2, whole genome shotgun sequence encodes:
- the LOC114401303 gene encoding auxin-induced protein 6B-like: MGFRLPGIRRASFDANRASSKAVEVPKGYLAVYVGETMKRFVIPISYLVHPSFQDLLSQAEEEFGYDHPMGGLTIPCSQDVFANLTSHLNGL, translated from the coding sequence ATGGGTTTTCGTTTACCCGGTATCAGAAGGGCATCATTTGATGCTAACCGAGCATCCTCAAAAGCTGTGGAGGTGCCAAAGGGCTATCTTGCAGTCTACGTTGGTGAGACAATGAAGCGGTTTGTGATCCCCATATCATACTTGGTCCATCCTTCATTTCAAGACTTGTTGAGTCAGGCTGAGGAAGAGTTTGGATATGATCATCCCATGGGTGGTCTCACAATTCCTTGCAGCCAAGATGTGTTCGCAAACCTAACTTCACACTTGAATGGACTATAA